A stretch of the Sulfurospirillum sp. UCH001 genome encodes the following:
- a CDS encoding gamma-glutamylcyclotransferase, which produces MTTFQPYVWHQELEMPYKAATMFCSNYFTYKQVYFVLPDDLMFPSILEKMHYTLLKQNRNFMLYDTLKELHNPTIDLLLLTETPVLFLLNIHAWQDPLTLQEILEKRSSRGMQTCFSANVPIDLLHIIQGNLTMERLLKDSMVLFLPSSKSLKFNLFVYGTLKQGFGNHHYLETATLLGTAKTALSYPMILKHKAFPYLINKPKKGLQVQGELYQIDYPTLLKIDELEGYPEHYTRCEIDILQEDNQKERALVYFLNEKINYKKYDCLEVFEGQKSIFELE; this is translated from the coding sequence ATGACAACATTTCAGCCCTACGTTTGGCACCAAGAACTAGAGATGCCTTATAAGGCAGCAACGATGTTTTGCTCTAATTATTTTACATATAAGCAGGTTTATTTTGTTCTCCCAGACGACCTTATGTTCCCTTCAATTTTAGAGAAAATGCATTATACGCTTTTAAAACAAAACAGAAATTTTATGCTCTATGATACTTTAAAAGAACTCCATAATCCTACAATAGACTTATTACTTCTAACCGAGACACCCGTTCTTTTCTTACTAAATATACACGCATGGCAAGATCCATTAACACTACAAGAGATTCTTGAAAAACGTTCATCCCGTGGTATGCAAACATGTTTTAGTGCTAATGTACCTATAGATTTACTGCACATCATACAGGGCAATCTCACAATGGAGAGGTTATTAAAAGATTCGATGGTTCTTTTTTTACCAAGTAGCAAATCTTTAAAATTTAACTTATTTGTCTATGGAACTTTAAAACAAGGGTTTGGAAATCATCACTATCTTGAAACTGCTACATTGTTAGGTACTGCCAAAACAGCACTTTCATATCCTATGATTTTAAAACATAAAGCTTTTCCCTATTTAATCAATAAACCCAAAAAAGGCTTACAGGTTCAAGGAGAGTTATATCAAATTGATTATCCAACGCTATTAAAGATTGATGAGCTAGAAGGCTATCCTGAACATTATACACGTTGTGAAATTGATATTTTGCAAGAAGATAATCAAAAAGAACGAGCTTTAGTTTACTTTCTCAATGAAAAAATAAATTATAAAAAATATGATTGTTTGGAGGTTTTCGAAGGACAAAAGAGTATATTTGAATTGGAATAG